From Saccharomyces kudriavzevii IFO 1802 strain IFO1802 genome assembly, chromosome: 13, a single genomic window includes:
- the TSA1 gene encoding thioredoxin peroxidase TSA1 (similar to Saccharomyces cerevisiae TSA2 (YDR453C) and TSA1 (YML028W); ancestral locus Anc_5.569), with translation MVAQVQKQAPTFKKTAVVDGVFDEVSLDKYKGKYVVLAFIPLAFTFVCPTEIIAFSEAAKKFEAQGAQVLFASTDSEYSLLAWTNIPRKEGGLGPIDIPLLADTNHSLSRDYGVLIEEEGIALRGLFIIDPKGTVRHITINDLPVGRNVDEALRLVEGFQWTDKNGTVLPCNWTPGAATIKPDVEASKEYFEAANK, from the coding sequence ATGGTCGCTCAAGTTCAAAAGCAAGCTCCaactttcaagaaaacagCCGTCGTAGACGGTGTCTTTGACGAAGTCTCTTTGGACAAATACAAGGGTAAGTACGTTGTCTTGGCTTTTATCCCATTGGCCTTCACTTTCGTCTGCCCAACCGAAATCATTGCCTTCTCTGAGGCTGCAAAGAAATTCGAAGCACAGGGTGCTCAGGTTCTTTTCGCCTCCACCGACTCCGAATACTCTCTTTTGGCATGGACCAACATTCCAAGAAAGGAAGGTGGTTTGGGCCCAATTGACATCCCATTACTAGCTGACACCAACCACTCCTTGTCCAGAGACTATGGTGTTTTgatcgaagaagaaggtatCGCCTTGAGAGGTTTGTTTATCATTGATCCAAAGGGTACCGTCAGACACATCACCATCAACGACTTGCCAGTCGGTAGAAACGTCGATGAAGCTTTGAGATTGGTCGAAGGTTTCCAATGGACCGACAAGAACGGTACTGTTTTGCCATGTAACTGGACCCCAGGTGCCGCCACCATCAAGCCAGACGTCGAAGCCTCCAAGGAATACTTCGAAGCTGCCAACAAATAA
- the YOX1 gene encoding Yox1p: MTQETKMLPSLSTLLSGTEISSSPVSPSFVNPRTNFHLDDRGTIKLPPLNISISRPRSVESALRHTVTSQNKDSSACSDDLLKHTQSDSALSSHLTSSQETVDESHEILSLTPLNNDRRDYSISSKKKDILTPLSAARSIIIPTASKEKRRAFAFITHSQETFPKKEPKIDNAPLARRKRRRTSSQELSILQGEFEKCPAPSKEKRTELADSCHMTEKAIQIWFQNKRQAVKRQRVATSKSTTITQTVSPPSPPLDVHATPLASRAKTEILRDESSPCSSSSSPSPLENTPLRPHHSLNRRSSTPNTKRSQALTFHLNPQKMTLTPVKTSPNSRVNKLINSIDHSPSKTKRSVSNSSSSPKRKRKFGFKIVDQQPLKDLDPNAFRG; this comes from the coding sequence ATGAcacaagaaacaaaaatgctACCTTCTTTGTCCACTCTTCTATCGGGAACCGAGATTTCGTCTTCTCCCGTGTCACCAAGCTTCGTCAACCCAAGAACAAACTTTCACCTGGACGACCGTGGAACAATCAAACTGCCCCCACTGAACATCAGCATCAGCCGTCCAAGATCCGTGGAGAGCGCCTTAAGACACACGGTCACATCGCAGAATAAAGACTCCAGTGCCTGCAGTGATGACTTGCTCAAGCACACACAATCAGACTCTGCTCTCTCGTCTCACTTGACCAGCTCGCAGGAAACGGTCGATGAGTCACACGAAATCCTGTCGTTAACCCCTCTAAATAACGACAGGAGGGATTATTCAATAtcttcgaagaaaaaagatatatTAACACCACTCTCTGCAGCCAGGTCAATCATAATCCCAACTGCCtccaaggaaaaaagacgTGCATTTGCCTTCATCACACACTCTCAAGAGACCTTTCCCAAGAAGGAGCCCAAGATCGATAACGCCCCATTAGCCCGtcgaaagagaagaagaacctCGTCCCAGGAATTGTCCATTCTCCAGGGTGAATTTGAGAAATGTCCCGCTCCATCAAAGGAGAAACGAACTGAATTGGCTGACTCCTGTCATATGACTGAAAAAGCCATTCAAATATGGTTCCAGAACAAAAGACAGGCGGTTAAAAGGCAAAGAGTTGCCACTTCCAAATCAACCACTATAACGCAAACGGTATCGCCGCCATCTCCACCTCTGGACGTCCATGCCACGCCCCTAGCATCTAGAGCCAAGACGGAGATACTTCGTGATGAAAGCTCACCTtgctcttcctcttcttcgcCTTCGCCATTGGAAAACACGCCGCTAAGGCCTCATCATTCTCTAAATAGGCGCTCATCTACGCCAAACACAAAAAGGAGCCAGGCATTAACCTTCCACCTAAACCCACAAAAGATGACACTAACGCCGGTGAAAACGTCTCCTAATAGCAGAGTAAACAAATTGATTAACAGTATAGATCATTCCCCATCTAAAACAAAACGTTCGGTAAGTaactcttcctcttcccctaagaggaaaagaaaattcgGGTTCAAGATCGTCGATCAGCAACCGTTGAAGGACCTCGATCCAAACGCGTTCCGTGGTTGA
- the RPS18B gene encoding 40S ribosomal protein uS13 (similar to Saccharomyces cerevisiae RPS18A (YDR450W) and RPS18B (YML026C); ancestral locus Anc_5.566) translates to MSSLVVQEQGSFQHILRLLNTNVDGNIKIVYALTTIKGVGRRYSNLVCKKADVDLHKRAGELTQEELERIVQIMQNPTHYKIPAWFLNRQNDITDGKDYHSLANNVESKLRDDLERLKKIRAHRGVRHFWGLRVRGQHTKTTGRRRV, encoded by the exons ATGTCTTCTTTAGTTGTTCAAGAGCAAGGTTCCTTCCAGCACATTCTACG TTTGTTGAACACCAACGTTGATGGTAACATTAAAATTGTTTACGCTTTGACCACCATCAAGGGTGTCGGTCGTCGTTACTCCAACTTGGTCTGTAAGAAGGCTGATGTGGATTTACACAAGAGAGCTGGTGAGTTGACCCAGGAAGAGTTGGAAAGAATTGTCCAAATTATGCAAAACCCAACTCACTACAAGATCCCAGCTTGGTTCTTGAACCGTCAAAACGACATCACTGATGGTAAGGACTACCACAGTTTGGCTAACAATGTCGAATCCAAATTGAGAGATGACTTGGAAAGATTAAAGAAGATCAGAGCTCATCGTGGTGTTAGACACTTCTGGGGTTTGCGTGTTAGAGGTCAACACACCAAGACCACCGGTAGAAGAAGAGTTTAA
- the YML6 gene encoding mitochondrial 54S ribosomal protein uL4m (similar to Saccharomyces cerevisiae YML6 (YML025C); ancestral locus Anc_5.565): MPQKGSGRARVGDANSPTRHNGARALARTAPNDYSTELPSKVYSMAFNNALSHQYKSGKLFVIGGNKIDLISPTPELDLNALEIMNTNTSGDQEILEGEVIFRKFLEEFQLKGKRLLFITDKAREGLMKSSEPFKQKVDVIQKELIEVNDILRAQAVFIELEALEYLAIAHQRE; this comes from the coding sequence ATGCCTCAAAAGGGATCCGGAAGGGCGAGAGTCGGGGATGCCAACTCTCCAACAAGACATAACGGTGCTAGGGCACTAGCAAGAACTGCGCCAAATGACTATTCCACCGAATTACCGTCGAAAGTATATTCCATGGCTTTCAACAATGCGCTGAGCCACCAATATAAAAGTGGCAAGCTGTTTGTTATTGGTGGTAACAAAATCGACTTGATATCCCCCACACCAGAGCTAGACTTGAACGCATTGGAAATTATGAATACAAACACATCTGGAGATCAGGAGATTCTTGAAGGCGAAGTCATTTTCAGGAAATTCTTGGAGGAATTCCAACTTAAAGGTAAGAGACTACTTTTCATCACCGACAAGGCCAGAGAGGGGCTGATGAAAAGTTCTGAGCCgttcaaacaaaaagtaGACGTCATACAGAAGGAGCTTATTGAGGTCAATGACATACTGAGGGCACAAGCTGTCTTCATAGAATTAGAAGCTCTTGAATATCTAGCAATAGCGCACCAAAGAgagtaa
- the RPS17A gene encoding 40S ribosomal protein eS17 (similar to Saccharomyces cerevisiae RPS17B (YDR447C) and RPS17A (YML024W); ancestral locus Anc_5.562), producing the protein MGRVRTKTVKRASKALIERYYPKLTLDFQTNKRLSDEIATIQSKRLRNKIAGYTTHLMKRIQKGPVRGISFKLQEEERERKDQYVPEVSALDLSRSNGVLNVDNQTSDLVKSLGLKLPLSVINVSAQRDRRYRKRV; encoded by the exons ATG GGTAGAGTTAGAACTAAGACCGTCAAGCGTGCTTCCAAGGCTTTGATTGAGCGTTACTATCCAAAGTTGACTTTGGATTTCCAAACCAACAAGAGACTTTCTGATGAAATCGCTACCATTCAATCCAAGAGATTGAGAAACAAGATTGCCGGTTACACCACTCATTTAATGAAGAGAATCCAAAAGGGTCCAGTCAGAGgtatttctttcaaattgcaagaagaagaaagagaaagaaaggatCAATACGTCCCAGAAGTCTCTGCTTTGGACTTGTCCCGTTCTAACGGTGTTTTGAACGTTGACAACCAAACCTCTGACTTGGTCAAATCTTTGGGTTTGAAATTGCCATTATCTGTCATCAATGTTTCTGCTCAAAGAGACAGACGTTACAGAAAGAGAGTTTAA
- the NSE5 gene encoding Smc5-Smc6 complex subunit NSE5 (similar to Saccharomyces cerevisiae NSE5 (YML023C); ancestral locus Anc_5.558), with protein sequence MDDALINSVSYVSPRESAHYFVELTERHLLAFEMLNSMCLLENYDHVLLFLECQLDKSRNLAVIPFDIMLVLFTLSTSSEYCKEPMLRANDPYNVSRETLSRRALKILQKYLAILKDFDAEQYNLHDLELLRCQFFLAIDTLTPRKQKWSFDRFRRTKSENDVAYRPNASADPELEPSNTIKNPYRSYISCLEQTHTILGSRLLNLKLSEPGEFINMILWTLCNSLQESVPLYLSSHEIWMPLLEIIIDLFNFRQDYFIHHEIARNISKSLFIQRLSESPLATFFESLNTRNFANRFSEYVFINCNYRAPSENYATPVHPVYNGENTIVETYIHRFKYSALYKSQKSLALRRKLIGSCFKLLLRVPDGRRLITPRIIADDVIQGISRTLASFNDILQFKKFFMTENLSQESYFIPLLAEGTLSEIFKDTQECVVILTLVESLSDGVSFCSEVIDLVRLKCFTFTEQSKRISYEESILITEKCDVCLLVLLRYLLHLVDVETITGTTENLRMLRTIKENDSDRRQWVKLLELKNDPPLLYPTVSKMFDVHRERNIGGYV encoded by the coding sequence ATGGATGATgctttgataaattctGTTTCGTACGTGAGTCCGCGGGAATCTGCACATTATTTTGTGGAACTCACTGAAAGACACCTGTTGGCATTCGAGATGCTGAATTCTATGTGTCTCTTGGAGAATTATGATCATGTTTTGTTGTTTCTGGAGTGCCAGTTGGACAAATCTCGCAATTTGGCGGTTATACCTTTTGATATCATGTTGGTGCTTTTCACGTTATCGACTTCATCCGAATATTGCAAAGAGCCGATGCTAAGGGCGAATGATCCATACAACGTGTCTAGAGAAACATTAAGCAGGAGAGCTTTGAAGATTTTACAAAAGTATCTCGCtattttgaaggatttTGACGCTGAACAATACAATTTGCATGATTTAGAACTGCTTCGATGTCAATTTTTCCTGGCAATTGATACGCTGACaccaagaaaacaaaagtgGAGTTTCGATAGATtcagaagaacaaaatccGAAAACGATGTAGCATACAGACCGAATGCGAGCGCAGATCCCGAGCTGGAGCCAAGTAATACTATCAAGAATCCATATAGGTCGTATATTAGCTGTCTGGAGCAGACACATACCATACTCGGTAGTCGCTTATTGAATTTAAAGCTTAGCGAGCCCGGagaattcatcaacatgATTTTATGGACGTTATGCAACTCACTGCAAGAAAGCGTACCATTGTACTTATCAAGTCATGAGATTTGGATGCCACTACTCGAAATAATCATTGATCTATTTAATTTTAGACAGGATTACTTCATACACCATGAAATCGCTCGAAATATAAGTAAATCGTTATTTATTCAACGGTTATCAGAAAGTCCATTAGCAACTTTCTTTGAATCTCTCAACACACGGAATTTTGCGAATAGATTCTCTGAATATGTGTTTATCAACTGTAACTACAGGGCACCGTCTGAAAATTACGCAACGCCTGTTCATCCTGTATATAATGGTGAAAACACTATAGTGGAAACATATATTCACAGGTTCAAATATAGTGCCTTGTACAAATCACAAAAATCATTAGCATTGAGGCGGAAGTTGATTGGATCATGTTTCAAACTACTATTAAGAGTACCTGATGGTCGTAGACTGATCACTCCAAGAATCATTGCAGATGATGTTATCCAGGGTATCTCACGGACCTTGGCTTCTTTCAATGATATTTTgcagttcaaaaaatttttcatgacTGAAAATTTATCGCAGGAGTCTTATTTTATACCTTTATTGGCCGAGGGTACGCTTTCTGAGATATTCAAAGACACACAAGAATGTGTCGTTATTTTGACATTAGTTGAGAGTTTGTCCGATGGCGTTTCATTTTGCAGCGAAGTCATTGATTTAGTCAGATTAAAATGTTTCACGTTTACCGAGCAAAGCAAGAGAATATCATACGAAGAATCAATCTTGATAACTGAAAAGTGTGACGTGTGCCTACTGGTGCTTTTAcgatatcttcttcatttggTTGATGTCGAGACAATAACAGGCACCACGGAAAACCTAAGAATGTTAAGAACGATTAAGGAAAATGATTCAGACAGGCGACAGTGGGTGAAATTGCTTGAATTAAAGAATGATCCACCCTTGTTGTACCCCACAGTTTCCAAAATGTTCGACGTTCATCGTGAAAGAAATATAGGCGGCTATGTCTAG
- the APT1 gene encoding adenine phosphoribosyltransferase APT1 (similar to Saccharomyces cerevisiae APT2 (YDR441C) and APT1 (YML022W); ancestral locus Anc_5.557), translating to MSIASYAQELKLALHQYPNFPSEGILFEDFLPIFRNPGLFQKLIDAFKLHLEEAFPDTKIDYIVGLESRGFLFGPTLAMALGVGFVPVRKGGKLPGECARATYQKEYGSDVFEIQKNAIPAGSNIVIVDDIIATGGSAAAAGDLVEQVEANLLEYDFVMELDFLKGRDKLNAPVFTLLNAQKEALKK from the coding sequence ATGTCTATAGCTAGTTACGCTCAAGAATTAAAGTTAGCTCTACATCAATATCCGAACTTTCCAAGTGAGGGCATTCTGtttgaagatttcttgCCCATCTTCAGAAATCCAggtctttttcaaaaattgatcgACGCTTTCAAGCTGCATTTAGAAGAAGCTTTCCCAGACACCAAAATCGATTATATCGTCGGGTTGGAATCCCGTGGGTTCTTGTTCGGCCCAACTTTAGCTATGGCCTTAGGTGTTGGTTTCGTTCCAGTTAGAAAGGGAGGTAAACTGCCTGGTGAATGCGCCAGAGCGACATACCAAAAAGAGTACGGTTctgatgtttttgaaatacaAAAGAATGCTATTCCAGCAGGTTCCAacattgttattgttgacGACATCATTGCCACCGGTGGTTCAGCTGCAGCCGCTGGTGACTTAGTCGAACAAGTTGAAGCCAACCTTTTGGAATACGATTTCGTCATGGAGTTGGACTTTTTGAAGGGTAGGGATAAGTTAAATGCTCCAGTCTTTACCTTATTGAACGCTCAAAAGGAggctttgaagaaataa